TCATCATCATCGAACACAACGGTGCTTAGATCCTCCTCCATAGGCATTGGGCAAATTGATGCAATTTCTACAATCccattcaaaacaaaatgataCTTAAGCATCgagcaaataaataaacaattgatgcatacaataaacaaaatgaacattttttttttttactagtgtCAATCTCAAAACCCTCCATATCCTCCACATTATTCATGCAATCCCGAAACTTTATTGGTCTTTTTTTCTTCGCATCCTTCAACCAATTCTGGGTACAAATAAGAGTTTCAACTGTATTAGGAGATAGTAAACTACGAAACGAATCCAAAACACGCCCTCTCATACTAAAAGTAGACTTGGATGCAACTGTAGAGACAAATAGCCAACACATCACAGGCAATTTAAGAAAAGGCTCAATATCTAGAAGAATTCATTTTCCACCACATCAAGATCCTCAAAAGATTTCAACAAATACCTATCCAACTTAGATTTGCATTCCACATTGTCCTTGTCTACCAAGTGTTGCTTAAACCTAGTATTATAGGTTTTAAAGCGACCAAAAGCATTACCAACACTTGGCCCGAAGTCCCCAGACAATGAAGCACTACTACCACTACCACTAGAACTCAAGACTCCATTTTGACCCACTTTCTTCGTATATAACCTCTTCAACACATCCCGAACCCTAGAGCTCATCGCATCTCCCTTGTCCTTTTCATATCATTCCTTGAACCAAAACTTGACATACTTCAAATCATACCTTAGGTCAAGAACAACAGCAATAAAAAACACCAAATTGATATTATCTATACTTCCCCAAtacttatcatattttttttttcccatctctCCAGCCATACTCATCGAAAGAGGATCCCCATGAACACTACACAACTATTGCAATTGATTTTCAATGCTAATTAACTTGTGGAAGTATATATTGAAAGTGACAAACAAGGACCTAGAAAATCTAACTATAACCTCATAAAATATGCCAAGAAATTTTATAAAGGTCTTGACATTTTCCCAATTAAGATAGTTAGGAGGATCAATGGGCTTTTTCCCATTTCCATCCacttcataaaaataaagtttgtaaTACCCATCCCCCTCTTCCAACCTATCAAATGCTCTCACAAATTTCAAAACACAATCTAACACGAGATAAGTCGAATTCCACATTGTTGGCACATCAAGAGACAACAAACATTTTGCTTTAATTTTCTCATTCTCAACACATTCTTGAAACTTCTCAAACCTTGGGGGAGAGGTTCTCACATATTGCACCGCATTCCAAATCTTGACAATTGATTCATGAATGGACTTCAACCCACTTTGTACTATCAAATTCAAGATATGCACACAACAACACATATGCATGAACTCACCACCCAATATGCtattatctctttcttttgttttcttttcacatAATCAATAGCCACATCATTAGAACTAGCATTTTCTGTAGTTTTTGTAAACAATCGGTTTATACCCCACTTCAACAAACATGACTCAATCGCCCTACCTATGGTGTTCCCTTTGTGATTAGCTATAGGGCAAAAGTTCAAGATTTTCTCTTGGTAAGTCCAATAAATATCAATGAAATGTGTGGTGACTACCATGTAGTTCAAGTTTTGTATGGAGGTCCAAGTATTCGTTGTCACACAAACTGTTGCCCAACAAAAGTCCTTCTCAAAATATCCAACTCACTAGTATAAATTTTCATATAAGCCCTTGCAATAGTAGTGCTAGGGGAATAGGAAACCTAGGCTCAACTATTTTCATAAATTCTTGAAAGCCTTGACGCTCcacaaatttaaaagataattcATCAATAATAATCATCCTTGCCAACGCTAATCTTATCCTCTCTTCACTATAGTTTGCAACCACTAGCACATTTGAACCACTTTCCCCTTCACTCTTAGTTTGGAAAGACAAAGTTTTTTGTCTATCATTACGGGGAAAAGGCCACTTCTTACACCCCTCCATGTGGTGCAACATGCCCGAAGTACCATTTGTCCTACCATGGCAATTATATTGCTTTTTACAATAGTTGCATTCAAACTTTGACTTCTTGGGATCACCACCAGCCAACTTAATGAAGTGTTGTCATACTATAGATGGGTCCCTACCACCTCGTTTAGGTGGCAGTGGAGGAAGTGACACACCAAGTCCAATAGGTGCTATAGGTTCAGGTGGGTTTGGAGGAGGGGGCTACCCAGGTGCACTAGATCTAAGTGGAGCATCGATatccatctaataaaaaaaaatttccaaccaacaaaaaaaaacaatgtttcCACAACAATGTCAAATAGCCCACTCACCAAATTAGCAAAAACCCAGTTCTAAATAACACTCAAAtgcaaatatataatatacctAACAACAACTGCATACTAATAAAAACCCCCCAATAACTCAATCTATAATTGCATTTTCCATTTATCAACTACCATCACCAACTGCAGTATATAAGTATGTAACATCTCatattcaataattaaataaaataattaaaagaaaatcaatagcagagtaaaacaataaaagaaacattgatataaaaaaaattatattgatttcCCTGCAAATTTTCCAATACATATAAAgataataacataaaaattctaaatagtGAGTGATTAGAGATCAACTCGGAGAAGGATTAGAGAAGAGTGAGAACTCTCTCAGTCTCAATCttcctaaaaaatcaaaatgcaggaaaaaaaaatagtactttTTGGAGAGAGTGTGTGATTAGTGTTCAGTGATTACCTCTCAATGAAAGGATTGAAGAAGAGTGAGAACTCTCTCGGCTCAATCCACCTAAAAATCAAAatgctgaaaaaaaaataaaaaataaaaaaatttagaagactACTACTACTCTACTAGTACCACACAACGCTTGACAAAATCACACTACCAATAGCACGGAAGGAATTCCACttctttaatttgtattttgtacACATATGTTTTCCAACTCCCTTTCAATTtgctataaaaaattaaattaaatcaatgTTTGGAGAGAGGGACAGAAAGAGAGAAGTGGGTGTTACCGACGGCAGCTATGGACCTGTGGTGATTGGTGAGGCAAAGACCCAGTAGCGGTGCCAACGAGCCGAGAGAGATTGAGGTCTGAGAGTGAGACACTGAGTGTTTGAGGCTGAGAGATTTAGGGTGtttggaaagaaaagaaagtatttATACTTCACAAACCCTAGCTTAAAACGACAccgttttatgtttttttgtgtttttttttttttaacctctaAATGAAATGATGCGTTTCAtcgttaaaaataaaaacccagttttttttttcaaatggcaACTATGGACCTGTGGTGACTGGTGAAGCAAAGACCCAGCAATGGTGCCGACGAGCGACGAGAAATTAAGGTCAGAGAGTGAGACTCTGAGTGTTTGAGGCTAAGAGATTTAGGGTGttgggagagaaaagaaagtatTTATACTCCACAAACCCTAGCTCAAAACGACAccgttttttattattttttattattttttttattttaaacctCTAAATGAAACAATGCATTTCAtcgttaaaaataaaaacccagtTTTTTTTCAGAGCTCATCGATTCAATTCAGCTACACATCGGTTCGAGGCTGCAGATTTCGAAGTCATCACCGCACTAGCATCGAAATGAGCTTCACCCTCCATTTGTCGGCCTCGGCTCCATCGGTCGACCCCAATAGCGGTGTGGTTACATTGCCACTAGTAAGTACCTTCGACTCTGGTACTGTTTTGCTCATCCATAGGATCTACCAGTCCAATGTACCTACATTTATAATAAAGAGGACAATGGTAGAAGGACAAACTTACTTGAACATGAGAATCGAGATTTGCAAAACAAAAGGGTGACATCATTGTCCCACCTAAATATATCCATTAGAAATATTAAGAGTTGTCAATTGAGATTCAAGGCTTTTGATACCTATAACATATTTATAAAGAATATTGTTGTTTTCCACTACCTGATGTACATTATTTAGATATAATGTTCACACTTTCACATCAGATATCCATATTTCTCAAGAATTTCTATATTTATCTCAAGATGGCAATGATGTGTATGGATAGTATATATTTAGAAAACGTGAGAAAATCGAAATCCTCTCTATAAACATATTCCGAAGCTTATTCAAAGCCTTAGTTCCACCAAAATTAGACTAATTTGACTAGTCGTTGCAAGAAATGCAAAAGGGATTATACATGGAAAAACGAGAGTACGTACTCCGTATACGTACTTGGCAATATATTGGCACTATAGGAGGAAAACTTTCAGGAGATAATTATAGGCCTGGCTATCGCGTAATTGCTGGTACTTTTCAACCTGTTGTACCAaccctctttatatatatatatatatatagagagagagagagagagagagaggagtatATACTCCTATATATAATCGTGGGAAAGCAGTGTATGATCTACATTGTGAATTCAAATCTCTGCCATAACTTTTATATCCATGACCaaattaatgaattattaatagtttttattttttctttcaaaattcatGACCTCACAAGTCACAACGCTAGCTTCCGAATGCAACTTATTGTAGCTAAGGCATCCACGTTTGTGTAATAACCATGAGCAGACCAGAAAGCAATGATAAACACCAAGTGGTGGAGGAATATTCCATGAACGATTCACCATCGCCACGCACAGTTGAGGCACTAGGCTAGGCTGGACATGCAGAAAATTAAAGCAGGATTTTTTTCAAGTTTGGACCAACCTGATGGAGAGGCTTCCAAAAAGATAAGGGTGAAACTAACACGACCGCCACTGAAGTCACTGGACCACGTTAAGCTAAATTATtacagagaaaaaaattataaaaaaaaaaagggagatagAGGAGGAGGGGAAGGGGGGGTCTGACGTGAAATGACCTTAAAGCTGCCATGTGTCAGCTAGATATCCATACCACTCGGATACTTCTAAAAGGCTTTGTCAAGCCCACGCGACTGAAAATAAATGATAGAGATCAAACATGTCTGAATTTTTGAGACATTGCCCAATTTGAGTTGAACTGTCAATTCTTTTGTACAGCTTTCCTTTTGAATTATTCTTCCTAGGCTTTTCTTCCCTTGTTATGGGTACTACCATTTATCCCCATTCCCCAACCCCAACCCCAGATCTCTCTATCTATGCAAATTAAgtatttatcatatatttattttgatgtttCTCaaaatgtatgtatgtatttatttagCATGTACGCTTgtgaaaaaaatactaataataaaattaataaaaataaacacgtTTACAAAACAATGCTAGCTAAATATAATTGCGAAATGCACTCCTTTAGCCAGCAAGCATTAATTCTAGCCAAAATTCAGGAACAGCATTATATATACCCCCCACAccaaataaataacaattataaagcgagaagaaagaaaaaaaatacataaaaactagttttttttttttttttttttaaatttctttctttacccggccccatctctctctctctctctctctctctccaatattaggaagaaaaagaaaaaaagaaacaaatcttGGTTATTCACAAAGAGGAAGCGACGGCAATAGAAATCAAAGGCAGTTGCTGGTCTTGATGAACATGAAGGGCATCGGAGGATTGAAAATGAAGAGCGTCGTCGACGTCGACGTCGGCGGCGGTGGTGAGGCAGTGGGCCCGCCTAGCTTGTAATTCCCAGTCAGTGGTCCCCACAACATACAACATAAGGCCAGCGCAGCAAACCTGGGCTGACAAGAGCCCAACCCAAAGTCCAGAAAAGCCaacagagaaaaagaaagcaagcCCAACAGCAACAGGCATACCCACCAGGTAAAAAGCACCCAAGTTCACATTAGCAGCAGTGGTGGGTCTGGCACTACCTCTCAGGACCCCACACCCCACTGTCTGAGGACAATTCCCAAGCTCGCACAGCCCTAGGATCGGCAAAGCTGCTGCTGTCAACTCTaggatctctctctctgaacTAAACATCAACGCCCACTTATACCTCATCCCTGTCGCAAATACCATCGCTGATACTCCCATTATCGCCGCTATAAATACCGCCACCACTGCTGATAATTTCGCCCCGTACGGTCTGTTCCCGCCTAGCTCGTTCCCCACTCTTGTCGACACCGCGAAACTCAGCGATGATGGGAAAACGTATATAAACGCCGTCGTTTGGATCAATACCCCCATTGATGCCACCGTCGCTTTTGGGTTCACTAATAACCCACACAAAACGATCATGATCTCGTACCACCACCATTCTAAGCAAACTGAGACACAGCTCGGCGCCGCTAGCCGAGCTAGTGGCTTCCATCCTTTGAAACACTCTCGGCTTGGCGCTGTCCAAGTTGGCTCGTGAAGCCCTTTGGCCCATACATATAATACAACTGATAAGAGGGCGAAGAGGTTGGAGAAAGCTGAGGAAGCCGCTACGCCAGCCACGCCGAGTTTGTAATGGGAAACGAGTAAAAAGTTCATGGGTAAGAGAAAAACAGTGCCAGCAAGTGTGGCTAACGTCACTGGGTGACTGATTCCTTGAGCTCGAAGGTAAATGCGGATTGGGTGAATGAAAGAGTTTGTAAAAAGGTCAGGGAGAGAGAAGATGAGGTAGGTGTGTGCCATGTGAGTGATATTTGGGTCTTGGTGTAGAAAAAGAAGGATTTTTGACATGTTGAACCACAGAAACGAAATGGGTATTGAAGACACTAAGAGGAAAATCACTGTACGGTGAAGGGTTATAGAGAGAAGCTTTGGACGGTTTGCTCCGAAAGCCTGAGAACAGAGGGGTTCCATACCTAGAGCTAAGCCTGATAGTACGGAATAGCCGGTTATGTTAGCGAAAGCTATGGCGAGTGACCCAGCGGCGAGTTCGAGGTCACCGAGGTGGCCAAGGAAGAGCATGGAGAGGATAGAGCGAGAGTAGAGAATGAGGCCAGTGAGAATATTAGGGAAGGCGAGGGTGATGAGTGATTTGGTTTCAGTGACAATCTCAGAGAGTGTTGGTAAAGCAAACTGTGATTTCTCTTCAGGCTCTGCTTTTGGGTTCTCAGCTAAGTCAAGTTTTGAAGGGTTGGCCAGCCATATGAATTCCAAAATGAGGTGGGTTAGGAAATGCTTTTGTTCTGATTTCATAGTCACAGAGATGGGGTTGTTTGAATTCTTCATGatgaagaacaacaacaacaacaacaacaacaagtgGTTTAAGACGAACGGTGATGATCAAACAAACCGCCCTAACTTGTTTCACATGCCAGCAGACTTTGCTTGCAGTTGTTGAGAGATACTCTCTTGAAGAGCACTCTAAACTCACTCAGTTTGCAAATGGATATTGTATAGAGGATACATGTGGGTTTGAGGAGGGCAGGACGTATGGGTATGGCTATATAATGAGACGAGTGAGCCTTTGAagggctcttttttttttttttttccttttcttttttttaataaatttctttattttatcctgcttaataaatgaaattgaatCCCAAATATAAAAAACAGTAAATATTTTGTTACTCTGAGCCGTTATTAAGAATAATATTAAGGACACATAAATTGGTATAgttttgtgtctttttttttaaataattacaacatactgCTAATCTCGcatcttaaatattttttctctaaatctCCAAGTACTTTGTACATAAGAAAATatcaattcagctacaaggcctttgacAAATGACCTCCAAGCATTTTGTGTCATAATTTGTCAAGTGTCGAATTATCATTTATAAAAACATATATCTACATGGATATCATCAcattttattaatcacaacttaTAACATGTTAAATTATAACAcaaaaattatgttaatttaTACGTCCCTAACACTAGTCggttattaaaaataaaatcagaaaTTTGTCAGATATTTCAGTGGGGTTCAGTTTCCAATATGTAAAAGTAGCGTTTTTACAAAGAGTTTGGTGATTTCCACGGACAGTGCGGATCAGCTCTGTGCTCGCTCAGTCCCTACTCAGTTCTCACACAAGTCACAGTTTGTAAACGATTCGGGCACCTCAGATCGTTGAAACGGGACGCCAGGGACGGCCAGAAAGACCATCATAGCCTTGGAGTAAATCGCTTTTCGAGTACTTTGCAAAAGGGGTCATTCCGGCTTTTCCGGTACTTTTGCAAAGGACCTGTAGCAAATTCCTTTTGGATGTGtacttttttagttttgacCTGAATATAGAGACAAAAATTCAGTAATTTGGAAGCTAAATGATATTTAGTATatgaatttaaatatatttttttagtttttaaaaaatatcatatgtatttttatatattttttatttatatatatttttaaaaaaattaaaaattgttatttaaaaatacgTACACCCAAAAACTCTTTTTACTGTTAATAATTGTCAGTTAAAATGCCTGGTCTAGATGCAACATCAAACAGCATAAATCAAATCAGTTTTGAGGTTTCCCTTATATCTTTTCTCTTTCATAGTTGGCCTTTTATGGTTTGCCGCTTAAACGTAGGCAAGAGAGAGCAGTCTActattaaaagtttaaatttgtttatttgatttttttttttttttttttttaatatgagcTGAGTTTGAAATttgtcattaaataaaattttttgtttaagcctcattcatttttttattaagcaaACTTGAGCTTGTTTATAAGttatttaattaacttatatttttcatatatattgtAAAACTATGAATATATTTTTACCTCTTCAACATTTCATGAAATTTTACCATGAATAGACTATTTATATCATCAATAATATacaaatgataattttatatcATATGAACCTACTAACAAACTTATCTAATTCAATattaagtttatataaatatatttttagacaaatatacttataaaaatataattgtatatatACTTAAATCAAGTCATCATGTTCatgaacatattattttatttgagtttagCTCATTTAATAATCGAGCATAAACTTAAGGCTTAAAATTggcctttttaaaaaaataaataaataaataaacataaataagcTTTTTCTCGAGTTGAGCTTAAATTGTTCATAAACAACTTGGTTCATTTAAGCCCTATTTAAATGCCATAGGTATATAAATGCTATCCTATAAACCTTTGATGGTTTAttcttcaacaacaaaaatgagagaagaaACACTTAAAATCACCATATTCAATAAGCAGATTCGATTTGCTTGATGAAATCTGGATGGTAGAATTACTAGATTTGAAAAATGTATTATATGTTCAAAAATTCTAAGTTCCATTTACTACATTATTGATCTACAAGGTTTTTTGAGTATCTTATTGGTAGAGAGTGGAATAATTTGCTCAAAAATTTGCATCACCACttctttataataataataataataataaagtaagttGATTCTAATTCCTCACTTTCAAAGTCTatcattcaaaaatatttttcatcaattgGTTTCTTGTAGGGATTTCTTTTTCTCATCGAGTAAAACAAGGTCTTCGATGCACATTTATTATATGATTGATAAGAATTAACTACTTATTAAATAAGATAGAGTTGAGCGGAGAGTATTGGTATGGTGTTGACCTTAAGTTCAATATTTAAGTCGGGAATTTCTGTGTTTGTAAGCTCAAAAAGTTTTATAGAATTCTTTTAGTAACAACTTTAatatagaaataattttttttcataatctaCTAAGGTGATAACTTGTGAGTGATAGAGAATCACATTTACAAGGACCTACCACTaaaattacatttattttttactacttATAACTTGTCATTTATctagttgtgaaaaaaaattatggaacaAATTGTGTTTCTAGATTTATTCTTTTACTAAATATGAGCATAGTTTTTACGAAATGTAGACTTATTTTAATAGGGTCCAATGAGACCTCTAATTAGTTGTTCTACAAGGAATTAATGCTCCTCGAATTTGCTTGGGCAACACATCAAGAATTCTTATAGATCAATACTATTGCTTGCCAATCAAATAGTTTTCTTCATTGGAGTAACTTGAATGTAGGCATATTTCTATATGCGTCAATTGATCGAATTCTACGACCGACTAACTTTACTAGAACATGCCTTATGTgcggagaaaatgggcaaatgcccctttcaaaaaagaaaatctagcattttgccccattttccaaactaattagagaaatgtccctcttttgaaactcgattttctcaaaatcgagttataaaaaaaaaaaaaaaaaaaaaaaaaaaaaaaaaaaagtctggagccctatagtggcgttttaaagagcctatagtaacgttttaaagacctatagtggcgttttgtaatccgatctccatgaaatcgagttacatgcaattgtttttcttttttttaactttgacTCGACTTCATGCAAATCGGATTacaaaacatcactataggatccttaaaaacgtcactatagggcttaactcgattttgagaaaatcgagtttcaaaagaggggcatttccctaattaatttgagaaagagggaaaaatgctagattgattttttgaaaggggaaaaagccaattttttccccttatgGGCTAATTAAACTTGCATATCGGGGTTAGATGCTCTACTGGGCCATAGTCTTTAAGATGTGTATCTTGGTGATTAGTGGTCAATTATTTATGTTGTTTCCATACCTTAACCTCCCCCACTCCCGAGCTAAGGTGCCAACTCATTCTAGGCATATCACAAAGCGTTATGACAAACTAAACTAATCACACCAGCAATTGAAATAATActctttaaataataaaagtgcTTTATTTTCTGTGGTGCATGAGTTTTTTTGGACATTGCATTTAGTTCATGAGATGCATTATATGTAATTTAGACATAGGAATAAGAATCACGTATAGAAGATTTAAATCAAGATTCTTGTAAATTCATAAACCTTAATTCGTAGTTGGTggtgaaattgaaaattttataaagacTATGACATATCAATTATGATCATTTTCCTTAGTAATGGAAGTTGAGACTTTTGATTGATATGTTGGTGTGTCTCAAGTGTTTGGTGTATATTGAACTAAACTGCTATGAGATTTTTTGTTCCACCCACAATTGTcacttaaacaaataaatatcatGACTACTATTTGCATTGACTCTTAACCCTAAGAGATATGTGAATTCAAATATGAAATGTTAGTTACCTTGATGCATGCTAGAGTGAGATCTTAATTCGTTAGGTAATCACATGTAGCATTTTTCGGAACACTATTCTTCAAAACGGAATCCATAATCTTGATAAGAGATACAAAACATCCATTTAAGATTGATTTAATGGGAATTGATTATTTAGATTGTCAGACcttatatacaattttaataaggagttactaaattttatatttaatggaATTAGATTTCATAAGAATGTAAAAATAATCAAGAGATTAAATTTGGGACTGAAGAACTTAAGCTGGAGTGATTTATAAAGTGACAGTaacctttaacttttttttttaattatggatGATTTCATGGAGGGATTAAATACTATATAATAGAGTCTTGGGATGATTTagaaaatcatataaaaaattaaaatgtaactataattttataatggaataaattatagttaatggtaattttgggaTTGTTAAGAGTTGACAAGAGGCCAAAGGCATGTTGGAGCtagtgtttttcatttttctttggtCCCATTTCAAGCCACCAATTAAAATCCCTCGTTGGCTCGCCCAATAGCTAATCCACCAATAGCTAATCCAAGTATAAAAAGGATTTGTTTAGTAAAGAAATCTGTAATTCACTTTTTGAACTACTTGCTTTAAGTGAGAGAGAATGGTTCTTTCCCCTCTCCAAGTTAGTACAtgtctaaaaaataaaaaaataaaaaaataaaaaaataaaaaaaaataaaaaaataaaaaaataaaaaataaaaaaaagaagaagaaaagaaaagagttttcAAGTTCTTCAAGGGTGCTACACGGCTAGAGTTGGAATCTCAACAAGGAGAACCCTCTTTCTCGGGAAATCATATGGTCATTGAGGTATGAGCAACGGGGATATGCACTCATTTCAGCCTAACTTGTTTCCACCCATAATCAAATTTGACCCAATCCGACTGTCTCCCATTTGGACCTAGCCTACTTACTATGGCTctgttgtaaaattttcaattcaaatgtACATTTGCATGTCAATGTTATATTAGATTTTCACAATTATAAATGAAACTACTAATGAAAATGCTTGTCAACTTAACgttaaatcataaatataaatatattagattataaatttaagaatttatgtattatttaacttttttttttctttatcattttatttgtattgaGAGAATTTACCGAAAAAAGAATATGCTAAACGAATGTTTTAAggcattttttaatatataaaaaaaaaaaaaatgaaaatgtatgGGTCATACCGAGTGGCATGAAGTGTCATAGAGATACAAATTCATTTTGGACCAACCTGTTTTTTGACAAGAACCCTATTTGACCAAACTTGATTGAGTCAAATCCACATTATATCCAAACCATTTGCAAGGTCTACTCGTAGAGTAAGGCTCCATTCGGTAAAAATCATTGAAGTTATAAGAAAGACAATTGAAACAAAAGAATGTGAAAATGACATTTATTTGCTTTGCTGTTAACATGggaaaaagataaaagggaagaaagCATGTTACGTTAATTATTATTGTGGGTGCCCGAGGATTGAGGATGAAGTTGAAGAGTTGTAGTATTGGTGTGGGGATACCACGGGCCACACACCCGAAGAGGAGGGTCACCCGAGGAGAGGAAGGGATGAGTCATAGGACTCTCAAATATTCCAAGTGGAGAGAAGGGTATGAAGAGATAGAATCTGTGATCATAGGGAAGTTTCTAATTTGGAGTAGTCTGTTGCCTTCGTGTTTAATGATAGGTAATAGTTTTATCAGTTGCATTGATGAGAAAGTGACTTAAATAGTGCAAGTCACAGTTAAGCAGATTTTTTTCTGCTACCTTCTTCAGATATAGGAAGAAACAAGTGTCATGATGGGAGGTGTGTTAGGTAAGGATAGATGGTTGAGATACGAGAGAAGGAaaagtatataagaaaaatgaggtttacccaaaaaaaaaggggggggggggatggggGGGCAAGATACAAGTACCAAGATATAGAGAAGAAATGAGAAGAACACTAAGAGAAAGGAGAGTGAACAGTAACATTTCTTATGTAAATGTGGCCTTCTCAAGCCAATCTGTATTGAGAAAGTGGTTCATCCGTTTAATAAGATTTgccttttcttccttatttttcttctccAGCGAAGCCCCCCTTTAGTTGTTTGTTTCCCTCTCTTATAAATAGGGATGACAATTTCTACATGACCCACGGGTACCCGACCTGGCCCagcccgaccctaatgggccaGATTTTACCTAGGCCGATAAAA
This DNA window, taken from Quercus robur chromosome 2, dhQueRobu3.1, whole genome shotgun sequence, encodes the following:
- the LOC126713701 gene encoding protein DETOXIFICATION 51-like, coding for MKNSNNPISVTMKSEQKHFLTHLILEFIWLANPSKLDLAENPKAEPEEKSQFALPTLSEIVTETKSLITLAFPNILTGLILYSRSILSMLFLGHLGDLELAAGSLAIAFANITGYSVLSGLALGMEPLCSQAFGANRPKLLSITLHRTVIFLLVSSIPISFLWFNMSKILLFLHQDPNITHMAHTYLIFSLPDLFTNSFIHPIRIYLRAQGISHPVTLATLAGTVFLLPMNFLLVSHYKLGVAGVAASSAFSNLFALLSVVLYVWAKGLHEPTWTAPSRECFKGWKPLARLAAPSCVSVCLEWWWYEIMIVLCGLLVNPKATVASMGVLIQTTAFIYVFPSSLSFAVSTRVGNELGGNRPYGAKLSAVVAVFIAAIMGVSAMVFATGMRYKWALMFSSEREILELTAAALPILGLCELGNCPQTVGCGVLRGSARPTTAANVNLGAFYLVGMPVAVGLAFFFSVGFSGLWVGLLSAQVCCAGLMLYVVGTTDWELQARRAHCLTTAADVDVDDALHFQSSDALHVHQDQQLPLISIAVASSL